A genomic window from Silene latifolia isolate original U9 population chromosome Y, ASM4854445v1, whole genome shotgun sequence includes:
- the LOC141633115 gene encoding paired amphipathic helix protein Sin3-like 3 isoform X3: protein MVGGGVSTQGSMQRLTTNDALAYLKAVKEMFSDKKEKYDEFLEVMKDFKAQRIDTTGVIARVKELFKGHRNLILGFNTFLPKGFEITLPPEDEQPLTKKPVEFEEAINFVNKIKLRFHGDDRVYKSFLDILNMYRKENKTISEVYQEVALLFQDHQDLLEEFTHFLPDTSATAASQHAPSVRNAMFGDRNSAMPTTRPMHNDRKDQEFTIDGSDAENDKLKVEREQRRRLDKDKDRGEGSVADHAAEKYGPWGVSGTSDDKNGLKTMYSQEFAFCEKVKGRLHNPDDYQEFLKCLHMYSREIITKQELHSLVRDILGKYPELMEAFDVFLTYCEKTDGFLGSVMSKKSLWPEISWSDGPSKYVKAEDKERDKEHGREVRDRNHDCKERDRIDRSGYVSKEVANLRISSNSSKDKYIGKPIQELDLSNCERCTPSYRFLPMNYPIPVASQRTDLGIEVLNDHWVSVTSGSEDYSFKHMRKNQYEESLFRCEDDRFELDMLLESVNVTIKRVEELLGKINDNKIKAENPIRIDEHFTAINMRCIERLYGDHGLDVMDVLKKNATLALPVILTRLKQKQEEWARCRADFNKVWAEIYAKNYHKSLDHRSFYFKQQDTKSLSTKALLAELKELSEQKCKEDDALLAVAAGNRQPINAHMEFEYLDTEIHEDLYQLMKYSCGEVCTADQLDKVMKIWTTFLEHMLGVPTRDQGIEDSEDVLRVKNEMDKIDGLATGDSNGSPSSRATTHKHSHASRNGDESSPPEQSSYVNLAKDGCPDASNSALLQIRSQNNGTMVGQISGLIKPSPSNEQLISSNVSPTSGAEQLHGRNNDNTSGLGSMPFRSGNPADSSGRERSNGRNAPSLEPADSTRAVAMSNGGVTEASKNIRYCQDSNGHARAEREEGELSPNGDFEEDNFAELANKTNDSSTNGPNLRRQRGTLHHADDEGEESAHRSSEESENASENGDVSGSESGDGDDGSPEHDDNKAESEGEAEGMTNVEEEGDGSLLPLSERFLQTSKPLAKHAPAPLNERAKGSRIFYGNDSFYVLFRQHQTLYERIQSAKINSSTADKKWKSSSDTAPSDLYSRFMNALYSLVDGSSDNTKFEDECWAIVGTQSYLLFTLDKLIYKLVKQLQILASDDVDNKLLQLYAYERLRKPERFLDIVYHENARVIVHDENIYRVECSSSPTRLSIQLMEKCQDKPESTAVAMDPNFSAYLHEDFLSAVPDKKEKPGIFLRSRNKRKYGSGEEISGASEAMQGLQIVNGLECKIACTSSKIPKISCAGGEENREDCM, encoded by the exons ATGGTAGGTGGTGGGGTTAGCACTCAGGGCAGCATGCAGAGGTTAACTACTAATGATGCCTTAGCGTATCTGAAGGCAGTGAAGGAAATGTTCTCCGACAAGAAGGAGAAATATGACGAATTTCTTGAAGTTATGAAGGATTTTAAAGCTCAAAG AATTGACACGACTGGTGTCATAGCAAGGGTTAAAGAATTGTTCAAAGGGCACCGGAACTTGATACTGGGATTCAATACCTTTTTGCCCAAGGGGTTCGAAATTACCCTTCCACCTGAGGATGAGCAACCTCTAACGAAGAAGCCAGTTGAGTTTGAAGAAGCAattaattttgttaataaaattaaG TTGCGATTTCATGGTGATGACCGCGTTTACAAGTCATTTCTTGATATTTTGAATATGTATAGGAAAGAAAACAAGACCATCAGTGAGGTCTACCAGGAG GTAGCTTTACTCTTTCAGGACCATCAAGATCTCCTTGAAGAGTTCACCCATTTTCTTCCAGATACCTCAGCGACAGCTGCTAGTCAGCATGCTCCATCAGTTAGGAATGCTATGTTCGGGGACAGGAACTCGGCCATGCCTACAACAAGACCAATGCATAATGATCGG AAGGATCAGGAATTCACCATTGATGGATCTGATGCTGAAAACGATAAATTAAAAGTTGAAAGGGAGCAGAGGAGGCGGCTAGATAAAGATAAAGACAG GGGTGAAGGCTCTGTTGCTGACCATGCTGCTGAAAAATATGGTCCTTGGGGAGTGTCTGGTACTTCTGATGATAAGAATGGTCTGAAAA CTATGTACAGCCAAGAGTTTGCATTCTGCGAAAAAGTCAAGGGCAGATTGCATAATCCTGATGATTATCAAGAATTTTTGAAATGCCTTCATATGTATAGCAGAGAAATAATCACTAAACAAGAACTACATTCTCTG GTACGTGATATACTTGGAAAATATCCTGAATTAATGGAAGCATTTGATGTGTTTCTGACATATTGTGAAAAAACTG ATGGCTTCCTTGGCAGTGTGATGAGCAAAA AATCTTTGTGGCCGGAAATCTCCTGGAGTGATGGTCCTTCAAAATATGTGAAGGCTGAGGATAAAGAGAGAGATAAAGAACATGGAAGAGAAGTCAGAGATAGAAATCATGACTGTAAGGAAAGGGACCGGATAGATAGAAGTGGTTATGTGAGTAAAGAGGTCGCAAATCTCAGAATATCTTCAAACTCGAGCAAAGATAAGTATATAGGAAAACCTATTCAAGAGCTTGACCTTTCCAACTGTGAGCGCTGCACACCTAGTTATCGATTTCTTCCTATGAAT TATCCGATTCCTGTGGCGAGTCAAAGGACTGATCTGGGAATAGAAGTACTGAACGACCACTGGGTTTCTGTAACCTCTGGGAGTGAAGACTACTCTTTTAAGCACATGCGAAAAAATCAATACGAGGAGAGCCTATTTCGTTGTGAAGATGACAG GTTCGAACTAGACATGTTGCTGGAGTCCGTCAATGTTACAATTAAACGCGTGGAAGAGCTCTTGGGAAAAATCAACGATAACAAAATTAAAGCTGAAAATCCAATCCGAATAGACGAGCATTTTACTG CTATAAATATGAGGTGCATTGAGCGGTTGTATGGTGACCATGGTCTTGATGTCATGGATGTATTAAAGAAGAATGCAACTCTTGCTTTGCCTGTTATACTAACTCGTTTGAAACAGAAACAAGAGGAGTGGGCCAGATGCCGTGCTGATTTCAATAAAGTGTGGGCTGAAATATATGCAAAAAATTATCACAAATCACTTGATCACCGTAGCTTCTACTTTAAACAGCAGGATACTAAGAGCTTAAGCACAAAAG CTTTATTGGCCGAGCTTAAAGAACTCAGTGAGCAGAAGTGCAAAGAAGATGATGCACTCCTTGCTGTTGCTGCAGGAAATAGACAGCCAATTAATGCCCATATGGAATTTGAGTATCTTGATACAGAGATTCATGAAGATTTATATCAGCTGATGAAATATTCCTGTGGAGAGGTCTGCACAGCAGATCAACTGGATAAAGTGATGAAAATATGGACTACATTCCTAGAACACATGCTTGGTGTGCCAACTCGGGATCAGGGAATAGAGGACTCCGAGGATGTTTTGAGGGTGAAGAATGAGATGGATAAAATTGATGGTCTTGCTACTGGTGATAGCAATGGAAGTCCTAGTAGCCGTGCTACTACTCACAAGCACTCCCATGCTTCAAGAAACGGAGATGAATCTAGCCCCCCCGAACAATCAAGTTACGTTAATCTTGCTAAAGATGGATGTCCTGATGCCAGTAATAGTGCCCTGCTTCAAATTAGGTCTCAAAATAATGGCACCATGGTTGGTCAAATATCTGGTCTTATCAAACCAAGCCCTTCTAACGAACAGTTGATCAGTTCTAACGTGTCTCCTACCTCTGGAGCTGAGCAACTTCATGGAAGAAACAATGACAACACATCAG GTCTTGGTTCAATGCCATTTAGATCTGGGAATCCAGCTGATAGTAGCGGCCGTGAAAGATCAAATGGTAGAAATGCGCCTTCATTGGAG CCTGCTGATTCTACAAGAGCAGTTGCAATGTCAAATGGGGGTGTCACAGAAGCCAGTAAAAACATAAGATATTGTCAAGACTCTAATGGACATGCCAGAGCTGAAAGAGAAGAGGGCGAGCTATCTCCAAATGGAGATTTCGAAGAAGATAACTTTGCCGAGCTTGCCAATAAAACGAACGACAGTTCGACAAATGGCCCAAATCTGAGAAGACAGAGAGGCACCTTACATCATGCAGATGATGAAGGTGAGGAGAGCGCTCATAGGTCATCGGAAGAGAGTGAGAATGCTTCAGAAAATGGGGATGTTTCTGGTAGTGAGTCTGGTGATGGGGATGATGGCTCCCCTGAACATGATGACAATAAGGCTGAAAGCGAGGGAGAGGCTGAAGGAATGACCAATGTGGAAGAAGAGGGAGATGGATCATTGCTTCCACTTTCAGAACGTTTTTTGCAAACTTCAAAGCCCCTTGCAAAACACGCACCTGCACCGTTGAATGAAAGAGCAAAAGGTTCCCGTATCTTCTATGGAAATGACTCCTTCTATGTTCTGTTTAGACAACATCAA ACTTTGTATGAAAGAATACAGTCGGCAAAGATTAATTCATCAACAGCGGACAAGAAATGGAAATCCTCAAGTGATACTGCTCCATCTGACCTGTATTCAAG GTTCATGAATGCTCTATATAGTTTGGTTGATGGCTCGTCTGACAACACTAAATTTGAGGATGAATGCTGGGCTATTGTTGGTACTCAATCATATCTTCTTTTTACATTGGATAAGCTTATATATAAGCTTGTGAAGCAG CTTCAAATATTAGCCTCAGATGATGTCGACAACAAACTTCTTCAGCTATACGCATACGAGAGATTAAGGAAACCTGAAAGATTCTTAGATATTGTCTATCATGAAAATGCTCGTGTTATCGTCCATGATGAGAACATCTATCGTGTTGAATGT TCATCTTCACCTACTCGCTTGTCCATCCAATTAATGGAAAAATGTCAAGATAAGCCAGAATCGACAGCTGTTGCGATGGACCCAAACTTTTCAGCTTACCTACATGAAGACTTCCTCTCAGCTGTCCCAGACAAGAAAGAGAAGCCTGGCATTTTTTTGAGGAG CAGGAATAAACGGAAGTATGGAAGTGGAGAGGAAATCTCAGGCGCCTCAGAGGCAATGCAGGGGCTCCAAATTGTGAATGGTCTAGAGTGCAAGATAGCGTGCACTTCGTCCAAG ATACCGAAGATTTCTTGTGCCGGAGGAGAAGAAAATCGAGAAGATTGCATGTGA
- the LOC141633115 gene encoding paired amphipathic helix protein Sin3-like 3 isoform X4: MVGGGVSTQGSMQRLTTNDALAYLKAVKEMFSDKKEKYDEFLEVMKDFKAQRIDTTGVIARVKELFKGHRNLILGFNTFLPKGFEITLPPEDEQPLTKKPVEFEEAINFVNKIKLRFHGDDRVYKSFLDILNMYRKENKTISEVYQEVALLFQDHQDLLEEFTHFLPDTSATAASQHAPSVRNAMFGDRNSAMPTTRPMHNDRKDQEFTIDGSDAENDKLKVEREQRRRLDKDKDRGEGSVADHAAEKYGPWGVSGTSDDKNGLKTMYSQEFAFCEKVKGRLHNPDDYQEFLKCLHMYSREIITKQELHSLVRDILGKYPELMEAFDVFLTYCEKTDGFLGSVMSKKSLWPEISWSDGPSKYVKAEDKERDKEHGREVRDRNHDCKERDRIDRSGYVSKEVANLRISSNSSKDKYIGKPIQELDLSNCERCTPSYRFLPMNYPIPVASQRTDLGIEVLNDHWVSVTSGSEDYSFKHMRKNQYEESLFRCEDDRFELDMLLESVNVTIKRVEELLGKINDNKIKAENPIRIDEHFTAINMRCIERLYGDHGLDVMDVLKKNATLALPVILTRLKQKQEEWARCRADFNKVWAEIYAKNYHKSLDHRSFYFKQQDTKSLSTKALLAELKELSEQKCKEDDALLAVAAGNRQPINAHMEFEYLDTEIHEDLYQLMKYSCGEVCTADQLDKVMKIWTTFLEHMLGVPTRDQGIEDSEDVLRVKNEMDKIDGLATGDSNGSPSSRATTHKHSHASRNGDESSPPEQSSYVNLAKDGCPDASNSALLQIRSQNNGTMVGQISGLIKPSPSNEQLISSNVSPTSGAEQLHGRNNDNTSGLGSMPFRSGNPADSSGRERSNGRNAPSLEPADSTRAVAMSNGGVTEASKNIRYCQDSNGHARAEREEGELSPNGDFEEDNFAELANKTNDSSTNGPNLRRQRGTLHHADDEGEESAHRSSEESENASENGDVSGSESGDGDDGSPEHDDNKAESEGEAEGMTNVEEEGDGSLLPLSERFLQTSKPLAKHAPAPLNERAKGSRIFYGNDSFYVLFRQHQTLYERIQSAKINSSTADKKWKSSSDTAPSDLYSRFMNALYSLVDGSSDNTKFEDECWAIVGTQSYLLFTLDKLIYKLVKQLQILASDDVDNKLLQLYAYERLRKPERFLDIVYHENARVIVHDENIYRVECSSSPTRLSIQLMEKCQDKPESTAVAMDPNFSAYLHEDFLSAVPDKKEKPGIFLRRNKRKYGSGEEISGASEAMQGLQIVNGLECKIACTSSKIPKISCAGGEENREDCM, encoded by the exons ATGGTAGGTGGTGGGGTTAGCACTCAGGGCAGCATGCAGAGGTTAACTACTAATGATGCCTTAGCGTATCTGAAGGCAGTGAAGGAAATGTTCTCCGACAAGAAGGAGAAATATGACGAATTTCTTGAAGTTATGAAGGATTTTAAAGCTCAAAG AATTGACACGACTGGTGTCATAGCAAGGGTTAAAGAATTGTTCAAAGGGCACCGGAACTTGATACTGGGATTCAATACCTTTTTGCCCAAGGGGTTCGAAATTACCCTTCCACCTGAGGATGAGCAACCTCTAACGAAGAAGCCAGTTGAGTTTGAAGAAGCAattaattttgttaataaaattaaG TTGCGATTTCATGGTGATGACCGCGTTTACAAGTCATTTCTTGATATTTTGAATATGTATAGGAAAGAAAACAAGACCATCAGTGAGGTCTACCAGGAG GTAGCTTTACTCTTTCAGGACCATCAAGATCTCCTTGAAGAGTTCACCCATTTTCTTCCAGATACCTCAGCGACAGCTGCTAGTCAGCATGCTCCATCAGTTAGGAATGCTATGTTCGGGGACAGGAACTCGGCCATGCCTACAACAAGACCAATGCATAATGATCGG AAGGATCAGGAATTCACCATTGATGGATCTGATGCTGAAAACGATAAATTAAAAGTTGAAAGGGAGCAGAGGAGGCGGCTAGATAAAGATAAAGACAG GGGTGAAGGCTCTGTTGCTGACCATGCTGCTGAAAAATATGGTCCTTGGGGAGTGTCTGGTACTTCTGATGATAAGAATGGTCTGAAAA CTATGTACAGCCAAGAGTTTGCATTCTGCGAAAAAGTCAAGGGCAGATTGCATAATCCTGATGATTATCAAGAATTTTTGAAATGCCTTCATATGTATAGCAGAGAAATAATCACTAAACAAGAACTACATTCTCTG GTACGTGATATACTTGGAAAATATCCTGAATTAATGGAAGCATTTGATGTGTTTCTGACATATTGTGAAAAAACTG ATGGCTTCCTTGGCAGTGTGATGAGCAAAA AATCTTTGTGGCCGGAAATCTCCTGGAGTGATGGTCCTTCAAAATATGTGAAGGCTGAGGATAAAGAGAGAGATAAAGAACATGGAAGAGAAGTCAGAGATAGAAATCATGACTGTAAGGAAAGGGACCGGATAGATAGAAGTGGTTATGTGAGTAAAGAGGTCGCAAATCTCAGAATATCTTCAAACTCGAGCAAAGATAAGTATATAGGAAAACCTATTCAAGAGCTTGACCTTTCCAACTGTGAGCGCTGCACACCTAGTTATCGATTTCTTCCTATGAAT TATCCGATTCCTGTGGCGAGTCAAAGGACTGATCTGGGAATAGAAGTACTGAACGACCACTGGGTTTCTGTAACCTCTGGGAGTGAAGACTACTCTTTTAAGCACATGCGAAAAAATCAATACGAGGAGAGCCTATTTCGTTGTGAAGATGACAG GTTCGAACTAGACATGTTGCTGGAGTCCGTCAATGTTACAATTAAACGCGTGGAAGAGCTCTTGGGAAAAATCAACGATAACAAAATTAAAGCTGAAAATCCAATCCGAATAGACGAGCATTTTACTG CTATAAATATGAGGTGCATTGAGCGGTTGTATGGTGACCATGGTCTTGATGTCATGGATGTATTAAAGAAGAATGCAACTCTTGCTTTGCCTGTTATACTAACTCGTTTGAAACAGAAACAAGAGGAGTGGGCCAGATGCCGTGCTGATTTCAATAAAGTGTGGGCTGAAATATATGCAAAAAATTATCACAAATCACTTGATCACCGTAGCTTCTACTTTAAACAGCAGGATACTAAGAGCTTAAGCACAAAAG CTTTATTGGCCGAGCTTAAAGAACTCAGTGAGCAGAAGTGCAAAGAAGATGATGCACTCCTTGCTGTTGCTGCAGGAAATAGACAGCCAATTAATGCCCATATGGAATTTGAGTATCTTGATACAGAGATTCATGAAGATTTATATCAGCTGATGAAATATTCCTGTGGAGAGGTCTGCACAGCAGATCAACTGGATAAAGTGATGAAAATATGGACTACATTCCTAGAACACATGCTTGGTGTGCCAACTCGGGATCAGGGAATAGAGGACTCCGAGGATGTTTTGAGGGTGAAGAATGAGATGGATAAAATTGATGGTCTTGCTACTGGTGATAGCAATGGAAGTCCTAGTAGCCGTGCTACTACTCACAAGCACTCCCATGCTTCAAGAAACGGAGATGAATCTAGCCCCCCCGAACAATCAAGTTACGTTAATCTTGCTAAAGATGGATGTCCTGATGCCAGTAATAGTGCCCTGCTTCAAATTAGGTCTCAAAATAATGGCACCATGGTTGGTCAAATATCTGGTCTTATCAAACCAAGCCCTTCTAACGAACAGTTGATCAGTTCTAACGTGTCTCCTACCTCTGGAGCTGAGCAACTTCATGGAAGAAACAATGACAACACATCAG GTCTTGGTTCAATGCCATTTAGATCTGGGAATCCAGCTGATAGTAGCGGCCGTGAAAGATCAAATGGTAGAAATGCGCCTTCATTGGAG CCTGCTGATTCTACAAGAGCAGTTGCAATGTCAAATGGGGGTGTCACAGAAGCCAGTAAAAACATAAGATATTGTCAAGACTCTAATGGACATGCCAGAGCTGAAAGAGAAGAGGGCGAGCTATCTCCAAATGGAGATTTCGAAGAAGATAACTTTGCCGAGCTTGCCAATAAAACGAACGACAGTTCGACAAATGGCCCAAATCTGAGAAGACAGAGAGGCACCTTACATCATGCAGATGATGAAGGTGAGGAGAGCGCTCATAGGTCATCGGAAGAGAGTGAGAATGCTTCAGAAAATGGGGATGTTTCTGGTAGTGAGTCTGGTGATGGGGATGATGGCTCCCCTGAACATGATGACAATAAGGCTGAAAGCGAGGGAGAGGCTGAAGGAATGACCAATGTGGAAGAAGAGGGAGATGGATCATTGCTTCCACTTTCAGAACGTTTTTTGCAAACTTCAAAGCCCCTTGCAAAACACGCACCTGCACCGTTGAATGAAAGAGCAAAAGGTTCCCGTATCTTCTATGGAAATGACTCCTTCTATGTTCTGTTTAGACAACATCAA ACTTTGTATGAAAGAATACAGTCGGCAAAGATTAATTCATCAACAGCGGACAAGAAATGGAAATCCTCAAGTGATACTGCTCCATCTGACCTGTATTCAAG GTTCATGAATGCTCTATATAGTTTGGTTGATGGCTCGTCTGACAACACTAAATTTGAGGATGAATGCTGGGCTATTGTTGGTACTCAATCATATCTTCTTTTTACATTGGATAAGCTTATATATAAGCTTGTGAAGCAG CTTCAAATATTAGCCTCAGATGATGTCGACAACAAACTTCTTCAGCTATACGCATACGAGAGATTAAGGAAACCTGAAAGATTCTTAGATATTGTCTATCATGAAAATGCTCGTGTTATCGTCCATGATGAGAACATCTATCGTGTTGAATGT TCATCTTCACCTACTCGCTTGTCCATCCAATTAATGGAAAAATGTCAAGATAAGCCAGAATCGACAGCTGTTGCGATGGACCCAAACTTTTCAGCTTACCTACATGAAGACTTCCTCTCAGCTGTCCCAGACAAGAAAGAGAAGCCTGGCATTTTTTTGAGGAG GAATAAACGGAAGTATGGAAGTGGAGAGGAAATCTCAGGCGCCTCAGAGGCAATGCAGGGGCTCCAAATTGTGAATGGTCTAGAGTGCAAGATAGCGTGCACTTCGTCCAAG ATACCGAAGATTTCTTGTGCCGGAGGAGAAGAAAATCGAGAAGATTGCATGTGA